Proteins found in one Misgurnus anguillicaudatus chromosome 3, ASM2758022v2, whole genome shotgun sequence genomic segment:
- the LOC129445318 gene encoding uncharacterized protein isoform X2 has translation MSSQRHEGIQSHETPFYCSECGKYYTTKRSLTDHKRLHTGEKPYECPHCEMRFSQKPYLKKHMLIHTNERPYQCSECDKAFTNKSYLKLHQKTHTGEKLYQCSHCDKGFGYKSQLIAHERLHTGEKPFVCSVCAKSFSERSNLVSHMRTHSGEKPYKCSHCEKMFTKSGHLKIHERVHTGEKPYLCFQCGKSFSSSSTLTLHARVHTGEKPHQCGVCGKSFKKPANLVSHQRTHTGDKPYKCSQCEKTFTESGSLKAHQRVHTGEKPYQCGVCEKSFNQHYNLVSHQRTHTGEKPYKCSHCEKTFTHSSSFKAHQRVHTGEKPYICSQCGKSFSTSSNLTLHLRVHTGEKPYHCSICEKSFTGLSTFKVHERVHTGEKPHQCNICGKSFNQHEHLVSHQRTHTGEKPYKCSYCEKTFTHSSSFKDHERVHTGEKPYHCSICGERFASSRSLQNHHKKKHTEEQTTLK, from the coding sequence ATGAGCTCACAGAGACATGAGGGAATACAAAGTCATGAAACCCCTTTCTACTGCAGTGAATGTGGCAAATATTACACCACCAAACGAAGTCTTACTGATCATAAAAGACttcacacaggagaaaaaccatacgagtgtcctcactgtgagatGAGATTCAGCCAAAAACCTTATCTGAAGAAACACATGCTTAtacacaccaatgagagaccgtatcagtgcagtgaATGTGACAAAGCCTTtacaaataaaagttatttaaaattACACCAGAAAAcacacactggagagaaactttatcagtgttcacactgtgataaagGTTTTGGTTATAAATCTCAGCTGATAGCCCATGAGagacttcacactggagaaaaaccttttgTCTGTAGTGTTTGTGCCAAGAGTTTCAGCGAACGTTCCAATTTAGTGTCACACATGAGAACTCAttcaggtgaaaaaccttacaaatgctctcactgTGAGAAGATGTTTACTAAGTCAGGTCACTTAAAAATCCacgagagagttcacactggagagaaaccttacctCTGCTTTCAATGTGGGAAGAGCTTCTCTTCTTCAAGTACTTTGACTCTTCATgcgagagttcacactggagaaaaacctcatCAATGTGGTgtttgtggaaagagttttaaaaAACCTGCCAATTTAGTGTCgcaccagagaactcatacaggtgataaaccttacaaatgctctcagtgtgagaagacgtttACTGAGTCAGGTTCCTTAAaagcccatcagagagttcatactggagagaaaccttaccaATGTGGTGTTTGTGAGAAGAGCTTTAATCAACATTACAATTTAGTCTCACatcagagaactcatacaggtgaaaaaccttacaaatgctctcattgTGAGAAGACATTTACTCATTCAAGTTCCTTTAaagcccatcagagagttcacactggagagaaaccttacatctGCTCTCAGTGTGGGAAGAGCTTCTCTACTTCAAGTAATTTGACTCTTCATCtaagagttcacactggagaaaaaccttatcACTGCTCAATCTGTGAGAAGAGCTTCACTGGTCTAAGTACTTTTAAAGTtcatgagagagttcacactggagagaaacctcatcagtGTAATatttgtggaaagagttttaatcAACATGAACATTTAGTGTCACatcagagaactcatacaggtgaaaaaccttacaaatgctcttaTTGTGAGAAGACTTTTACTCATTCAAGTTCCTTTAAAGaccatgagagagttcacactggagagaaaccttaccaCTGCtcgatctgtggagagagatttGCTTCTTCTAGAAGTCTCCAGAATCATCACAAGAAGAAACATACTGAAGAACAAACTACATTGAAATAA
- the LOC129445318 gene encoding uncharacterized protein isoform X1, which yields MDVMCCKSGTDQDLQDDESTDQTSTESLDSVCNAGEQQQILQTTPKMCSVKPIDCMNLMMKIKTEPIEIKTEPTEIKTEPAEIKIEPTEDEYEDNHDDGHAFILSDVKNELCLDGEITSSTLSCITGGETMSSQRHEGIQSHETPFYCSECGKYYTTKRSLTDHKRLHTGEKPYECPHCEMRFSQKPYLKKHMLIHTNERPYQCSECDKAFTNKSYLKLHQKTHTGEKLYQCSHCDKGFGYKSQLIAHERLHTGEKPFVCSVCAKSFSERSNLVSHMRTHSGEKPYKCSHCEKMFTKSGHLKIHERVHTGEKPYLCFQCGKSFSSSSTLTLHARVHTGEKPHQCGVCGKSFKKPANLVSHQRTHTGDKPYKCSQCEKTFTESGSLKAHQRVHTGEKPYQCGVCEKSFNQHYNLVSHQRTHTGEKPYKCSHCEKTFTHSSSFKAHQRVHTGEKPYICSQCGKSFSTSSNLTLHLRVHTGEKPYHCSICEKSFTGLSTFKVHERVHTGEKPHQCNICGKSFNQHEHLVSHQRTHTGEKPYKCSYCEKTFTHSSSFKDHERVHTGEKPYHCSICGERFASSRSLQNHHKKKHTEEQTTLK from the exons atggatgtgatgtgctgtaaatcaggaACTGATCAGGACTTACAGGATGATGAATCtactgatcaaacctccacagagtctctggattctgtctgtaacgctggagaacagcagcagatcctgcagaccacacccaagatgtgttcagtcaaacCCATCGACTGCATgaacctcatgatgaagatcaaaactgaacccatagaaataaaaactgaacctacagaaataaaaactgaacctgCAGAAATAAAAATTGAACCAACAGAAGATGAATATGAAGACAATCATGATGATGGTCATGCTTTTATTCTCTCAG atgtgaagaaTGAATTATGTTTGGATGGAGAAATAACGTCCTcaactctttcctgcatcaccgGTGGAGAGACAATGAGCTCACAGAGACATGAGGGAATACAAAGTCATGAAACCCCTTTCTACTGCAGTGAATGTGGCAAATATTACACCACCAAACGAAGTCTTACTGATCATAAAAGACttcacacaggagaaaaaccatacgagtgtcctcactgtgagatGAGATTCAGCCAAAAACCTTATCTGAAGAAACACATGCTTAtacacaccaatgagagaccgtatcagtgcagtgaATGTGACAAAGCCTTtacaaataaaagttatttaaaattACACCAGAAAAcacacactggagagaaactttatcagtgttcacactgtgataaagGTTTTGGTTATAAATCTCAGCTGATAGCCCATGAGagacttcacactggagaaaaaccttttgTCTGTAGTGTTTGTGCCAAGAGTTTCAGCGAACGTTCCAATTTAGTGTCACACATGAGAACTCAttcaggtgaaaaaccttacaaatgctctcactgTGAGAAGATGTTTACTAAGTCAGGTCACTTAAAAATCCacgagagagttcacactggagagaaaccttacctCTGCTTTCAATGTGGGAAGAGCTTCTCTTCTTCAAGTACTTTGACTCTTCATgcgagagttcacactggagaaaaacctcatCAATGTGGTgtttgtggaaagagttttaaaaAACCTGCCAATTTAGTGTCgcaccagagaactcatacaggtgataaaccttacaaatgctctcagtgtgagaagacgtttACTGAGTCAGGTTCCTTAAaagcccatcagagagttcatactggagagaaaccttaccaATGTGGTGTTTGTGAGAAGAGCTTTAATCAACATTACAATTTAGTCTCACatcagagaactcatacaggtgaaaaaccttacaaatgctctcattgTGAGAAGACATTTACTCATTCAAGTTCCTTTAaagcccatcagagagttcacactggagagaaaccttacatctGCTCTCAGTGTGGGAAGAGCTTCTCTACTTCAAGTAATTTGACTCTTCATCtaagagttcacactggagaaaaaccttatcACTGCTCAATCTGTGAGAAGAGCTTCACTGGTCTAAGTACTTTTAAAGTtcatgagagagttcacactggagagaaacctcatcagtGTAATatttgtggaaagagttttaatcAACATGAACATTTAGTGTCACatcagagaactcatacaggtgaaaaaccttacaaatgctcttaTTGTGAGAAGACTTTTACTCATTCAAGTTCCTTTAAAGaccatgagagagttcacactggagagaaaccttaccaCTGCtcgatctgtggagagagatttGCTTCTTCTAGAAGTCTCCAGAATCATCACAAGAAGAAACATACTGAAGAACAAACTACATTGAAATAA